Proteins found in one bacterium genomic segment:
- a CDS encoding GDP-mannose 4,6-dehydratase: protein MPRTVFITGAAGFIGSHVSEALLARGNRVFGIDNFDPFYDRRIKEGNLAPLSAHPAFSFLEGDIRDASALARWGEGTPPDALIHLAAKAGVRPSVADPVGYADVNVLGTIRVLEWARERRVPKILFASSSSVYGGNTKVPFCEDDFVDRPVSPYAATKKAGELLCHTFCHLYGMNVAALRFFTVYGPRQRPEMAIHKFTRRILGGKEIDLYGDGSSRRDYTYIEDIVSGVLGALGAPPGYRVYNLGESATIALSDLVALIEKACGKSAACRYTPPQPGDVPVTYADISRARAEIGYDPRTPIGAGVSRFVDWYLREETARPT, encoded by the coding sequence TTGCCCCGCACCGTTTTCATCACCGGTGCCGCCGGTTTCATCGGCTCGCACGTTTCGGAAGCCCTCCTGGCCCGGGGGAACCGCGTCTTCGGAATCGACAACTTCGATCCCTTTTACGACCGGCGGATCAAGGAGGGCAACCTCGCGCCGCTTTCCGCGCATCCGGCGTTCTCCTTCCTGGAGGGGGATATCCGCGACGCCTCCGCTCTCGCCCGCTGGGGAGAGGGGACCCCTCCCGACGCGCTGATCCACCTCGCCGCGAAGGCCGGGGTGCGCCCGTCGGTCGCCGATCCCGTCGGCTACGCGGACGTGAACGTCCTCGGCACGATCCGGGTGCTCGAGTGGGCGCGGGAGCGGCGGGTCCCGAAGATCCTCTTCGCCTCCTCCTCGTCCGTCTACGGGGGGAACACGAAGGTTCCCTTCTGCGAGGACGACTTCGTCGATCGCCCGGTGAGTCCCTACGCGGCGACGAAGAAGGCGGGGGAGCTTCTCTGCCACACCTTTTGCCACCTGTACGGGATGAACGTCGCCGCCCTGCGTTTCTTCACCGTGTACGGCCCCCGCCAGCGCCCCGAGATGGCGATCCACAAGTTCACCCGGCGGATCCTGGGCGGGAAGGAGATCGACCTGTACGGCGACGGCTCTTCCAGGAGGGATTACACCTATATCGAGGATATCGTCTCCGGGGTCCTCGGGGCGCTGGGCGCGCCCCCGGGATACCGGGTCTACAACCTCGGGGAGTCGGCGACGATCGCCCTTTCGGACCTGGTCGCGCTGATCGAGAAGGCGTGCGGGAAATCCGCCGCGTGCCGCTATACGCCGCCGCAGCCGGGGGACGTCCCCGTGACGTACGCGGACATCTCCCGCGCAAGGGCGGAGATCGGCTACGACCCGCGCACGCCGATCGGGGCAGGCGTATCCCGTTTCGTCGATTGGTACCTTCGCGAGGAAACCGCCAGACCAACCTGA
- a CDS encoding fructose-1,6-bisphosphatase, protein MKVTLSIIKADIGSIGGHIRPSAKLLEMVRSKVAELGKGLLIDAYVGFTGDDVAILMSHAGGTGNAKVHKLAWDAFIAGTAVARSEGLYGAGQDLLKDSFSGNVKGMGPAVAEMEFEERPNEPFVLFAADKTDPGAYNLPSYLGFADPMFSSGLILSPKVGKGFTFRIMDVANTEGDKVIDLSAPEDLYDIAALLRDQERFVVESIRSRATGEIAAVVSTTRLHNIAGKYTGKDDPVMLVRTQGNFPATGEVLAPYTIGHLVAGFMRGSHHGALMPVPRNTGISFFDGPPIVSALAFCVKDGRFTEPADAFDHPYWEYVRARVSAKSEELRRQGFFGPAMLPYSELEYGGIVERMKAMEPKFRVLGGKEPVEA, encoded by the coding sequence ATGAAGGTCACGCTGTCGATCATCAAGGCGGACATCGGTTCCATCGGGGGGCACATCCGGCCGAGCGCGAAGCTGCTCGAAATGGTGCGGTCGAAGGTCGCCGAGCTCGGGAAAGGGCTGCTGATCGACGCCTACGTCGGTTTTACCGGGGACGACGTGGCGATCCTGATGTCCCACGCCGGGGGGACGGGAAACGCGAAGGTCCACAAGCTGGCGTGGGACGCCTTCATCGCGGGAACCGCGGTGGCGAGGTCCGAGGGGCTCTACGGCGCGGGCCAGGACCTCCTGAAGGACTCGTTCTCGGGCAACGTGAAGGGGATGGGGCCCGCGGTGGCGGAGATGGAGTTCGAGGAGCGCCCCAACGAGCCGTTCGTCCTGTTCGCGGCGGACAAGACCGACCCGGGCGCGTACAACCTGCCGTCCTATCTCGGCTTCGCCGACCCGATGTTCTCCTCCGGCCTCATCCTCTCCCCGAAGGTGGGGAAGGGGTTCACCTTCCGCATCATGGATGTCGCGAACACGGAAGGGGACAAGGTGATCGACCTTTCGGCGCCCGAGGACCTCTACGACATCGCGGCGCTGCTACGCGACCAGGAGCGGTTCGTCGTCGAGTCGATCCGTTCCCGCGCCACCGGCGAGATCGCGGCCGTGGTCAGCACCACCCGGCTCCACAACATCGCGGGGAAGTACACCGGGAAGGACGACCCGGTGATGCTGGTCCGGACGCAGGGGAACTTTCCCGCCACGGGGGAGGTGCTCGCCCCCTACACCATCGGCCACCTGGTCGCCGGCTTCATGCGGGGAAGCCACCACGGGGCGCTCATGCCGGTGCCGAGGAACACGGGGATCTCCTTCTTCGACGGACCCCCGATCGTCTCGGCCCTCGCCTTCTGCGTAAAGGATGGGCGGTTCACCGAGCCGGCCGACGCGTTCGACCATCCGTACTGGGAATACGTCAGGGCGCGGGTATCGGCCAAGTCCGAAGAGCTTCGCCGGCAAGGGTTCTTCGGCCCCGCGATGCTGCCGTACAGCGAGCTCGAATACGGCGGAATCGTGGAACGGATGAAGGCGATGGAGCCGAAGTTCCGGGTACTCGGTGGAAAGGAACCCGTGGAAGCGTAA
- the pheA gene encoding prephenate dehydratase: MTPDRLKELRVEIDAIDDRILELLNRRAKAAIEVGSIKKDRNLNFYVPEREVEILRRLTAVNEGPFPNDGLKAIYREIISASLSLEKPLSVAFLGPKATFTHLACLKHFGESAEYVPQINLSEVFDAVHRNAADFGVVPIENSSEGIVSNTLDMFVDYNLLICGEILVEVAHDLLNVTGDVDHVRKIYSHPHAIAQCRGWLERNLREVPVFDVESTARAAELAADDPAAAAIAGEAASKIYGLTAVRKRIQDNANNFTRFIILGKQASAPTGDDKTSILFSGRDEVGALYLMLQPFARHNVNLTKIESRPVKTKAWEYLFFLDMSGHLADPPVAQALEDLKERAQFIKILGSYPRAM; encoded by the coding sequence TTGACGCCGGACCGCCTGAAGGAGCTCCGTGTCGAAATCGACGCCATCGACGACCGGATCCTCGAGCTGCTGAACCGCCGCGCAAAGGCCGCCATCGAGGTCGGCTCGATCAAGAAGGACCGCAACCTCAATTTCTACGTTCCCGAGCGGGAGGTGGAGATCCTCCGGCGCCTGACCGCCGTGAACGAAGGCCCCTTTCCCAACGACGGCCTGAAGGCCATCTACCGGGAGATCATCTCCGCGTCCCTCTCCCTCGAGAAGCCGCTCTCCGTGGCGTTTTTGGGCCCCAAGGCCACCTTTACCCACCTCGCGTGCCTGAAGCATTTCGGCGAGAGCGCCGAATACGTCCCGCAGATCAACCTCTCCGAGGTGTTCGACGCGGTCCACCGGAACGCGGCGGACTTCGGGGTGGTGCCGATCGAGAACAGCAGCGAGGGGATCGTCAGCAACACCCTCGACATGTTCGTCGACTACAACCTGCTCATCTGCGGGGAGATCCTCGTCGAGGTGGCGCACGACCTCCTGAACGTCACGGGCGACGTCGACCACGTGAGGAAGATCTACTCCCATCCGCACGCCATCGCCCAGTGCCGCGGCTGGCTCGAGCGGAACCTTCGCGAGGTCCCCGTCTTCGACGTCGAGAGCACGGCACGGGCGGCGGAGCTCGCGGCGGACGACCCGGCGGCCGCCGCGATCGCGGGGGAGGCGGCCTCCAAGATCTACGGGCTGACGGCGGTCCGGAAGCGGATCCAGGACAACGCGAACAACTTCACCCGGTTCATCATCCTCGGGAAGCAGGCGTCGGCCCCGACGGGGGACGACAAGACCTCGATCCTCTTTTCCGGCCGGGACGAGGTCGGGGCGCTCTACCTGATGCTGCAGCCGTTCGCGAGGCACAACGTGAACCTGACCAAGATCGAGTCGCGCCCGGTCAAGACGAAGGCGTGGGAGTACCTCTTCTTCCTCGACATGTCGGGGCACCTCGCCGACCCGCCGGTCGCCCAGGCGCTCGAGGATCTCAAGGAGCGGGCCCAGTTCATCAAGATCCTCGGCTCCTACCCGCGGGCCATGTAA
- the miaA gene encoding tRNA (adenosine(37)-N6)-dimethylallyltransferase MiaA, translating into MKLLVLSGPTASGKSALALALAREFPLEIVNADSLQVYRRFDIGTAKPTVAERAEVPHHLVDVAEPDEPYDAGRYVREAERAIGEIRSRGKIPMLVGGTGMYIRALLRGLDPLPSDPRVREELSRRWEAEGGSALHATLVRIDPETSVKVHPSDRHRVLRALEIAAVTGTPPSRARASWASAGSRYACLFLALWPDRETLYRGIDARTEAMFRRGLLEEVRGLLAGGVGRSFKPMKALGYRHAAAHLLDGIPLRETIDAVKRDTRRYAKRQVTWLSSEPGIVHVVPGEASHPAPEVVRMYLS; encoded by the coding sequence ATGAAGCTCCTCGTCCTCTCCGGCCCGACGGCCTCGGGGAAATCGGCCCTGGCCCTCGCGCTGGCGCGCGAATTCCCCTTGGAGATCGTCAACGCCGATTCCCTCCAGGTGTACCGCCGCTTCGACATAGGCACCGCGAAGCCCACCGTGGCGGAGCGCGCCGAGGTCCCCCACCACCTGGTCGATGTGGCGGAACCCGACGAGCCGTACGACGCCGGGAGGTACGTCCGGGAGGCGGAGCGGGCGATCGGGGAGATCCGCTCCCGGGGTAAGATTCCGATGCTGGTCGGCGGGACCGGGATGTACATCCGCGCGTTGCTTCGGGGACTGGACCCTCTCCCGTCGGACCCGCGCGTCCGGGAGGAGCTCTCGCGGCGATGGGAGGCGGAAGGGGGGTCGGCGCTCCACGCCACCCTTGTGCGCATCGACCCCGAAACGTCCGTGAAGGTCCATCCCTCCGACCGGCACCGGGTCCTGCGCGCGCTCGAGATCGCCGCGGTGACCGGGACCCCCCCCAGCCGGGCGCGCGCGTCCTGGGCGTCGGCGGGGTCGAGGTACGCGTGCCTCTTCCTCGCCCTTTGGCCGGACCGGGAAACGCTGTACCGCGGGATCGATGCCCGGACGGAGGCGATGTTCCGGCGCGGATTGCTGGAGGAGGTCCGGGGATTGCTCGCCGGGGGGGTCGGCCGCTCCTTCAAGCCGATGAAGGCCCTCGGATATCGCCACGCGGCGGCGCATCTCCTGGACGGTATTCCGCTCCGGGAAACGATCGATGCGGTGAAACGGGACACCCGCCGGTACGCCAAGCGGCAGGTGACCTGGCTCTCCTCGGAACCGGGCATCGTTCATGTCGTCCCGGGAGAGGCGTCCCACCCCGCGCCGGAAGTTGTCAGAATGTACTTGTCCTGA
- the mutL gene encoding DNA mismatch repair endonuclease MutL, with amino-acid sequence MTSRLRPLPDDVVNRIAAGEVVERPASVLKELLENAVDSGAESVEAGVSGPFPFSLRVTDDGCGMSREEAELAVRRHTTSKIASADDLERIGSFGFRGEALPSIASVARVSVVTRPAEERSGTELLMEGGTILSVREAGAPGGTTVTVSRLFENVPARRKFLKSERTEMSHLWEVFHGVAIPGEGISFRFTDSRGTFAYESRESALDRAKRHAGVDGQYLVPVDVSSAFFRIFGWAGLPQVSRAGASGLWFFVNGRRFRDRGLYAAVREAYRGILPGDRLPVLYLFVTCSPREVDVNVHPAKTEVRFRYPRDLNELARHVLGGALGEAPSRAASPSRAWAERIHPGGGLRQAGSPPDMSLEGVTGSPFPLPAARAERAVELPFAGWGGEAPGDRFFSSLVPVGQVLATYLVCEEADGIVLVDQHAADERIVFSRLKDRYLGKRAPTQRWLNPVEVALPGVLPEADERPAVEAFLARTGLTFEPAGGERIRLTGGPAALPGFDARRWWEEMCESLRAQETLPKDLFDADRELWRMACHTAVRGGERVTTERARLLLAELDAAMAAHSCPHGRPVWIRISRARLDALFHRTG; translated from the coding sequence TTGACCTCCCGCCTCCGGCCGTTGCCGGACGACGTCGTCAACCGGATCGCCGCCGGGGAGGTGGTCGAACGCCCCGCGTCGGTCCTCAAGGAGTTGCTCGAAAACGCCGTCGACTCCGGCGCGGAGAGCGTGGAGGCGGGCGTCTCGGGTCCCTTCCCGTTCTCCCTCCGCGTCACCGACGACGGGTGCGGAATGTCCCGCGAGGAGGCGGAGCTCGCGGTGCGCCGGCACACGACGAGCAAGATCGCCTCCGCGGACGATCTCGAGCGGATCGGCTCCTTCGGGTTCCGGGGCGAGGCGCTCCCGTCGATCGCCTCGGTGGCGCGGGTCTCCGTCGTAACAAGGCCCGCGGAAGAGCGAAGCGGGACGGAACTTCTGATGGAGGGGGGAACGATCCTCTCCGTCCGCGAGGCGGGCGCTCCCGGGGGTACGACCGTCACCGTTTCGCGGCTCTTCGAGAACGTCCCGGCCCGCCGGAAGTTCCTGAAAAGCGAGCGCACCGAGATGTCGCACCTGTGGGAGGTGTTCCACGGCGTCGCGATTCCCGGCGAGGGGATCTCCTTCCGGTTCACCGATTCCCGCGGGACGTTCGCGTACGAGAGCCGCGAATCCGCCCTGGACCGCGCGAAGCGCCACGCGGGGGTCGACGGGCAATACCTCGTCCCCGTCGACGTCTCCTCCGCCTTCTTCCGGATCTTCGGCTGGGCGGGGCTCCCCCAGGTATCCCGCGCCGGGGCCAGCGGTCTCTGGTTCTTCGTCAACGGACGGCGCTTTCGCGACCGCGGCCTCTACGCGGCGGTCCGGGAGGCGTACCGGGGGATCCTGCCCGGCGACCGTCTCCCCGTCCTCTACCTGTTCGTCACCTGCAGTCCGCGGGAGGTCGACGTCAACGTCCATCCGGCGAAGACGGAGGTCCGCTTCCGGTATCCCCGCGACCTGAACGAGCTGGCGCGCCATGTCCTCGGCGGGGCGCTCGGGGAGGCGCCGTCGCGCGCCGCATCCCCTTCCCGCGCATGGGCGGAGCGGATCCATCCGGGGGGAGGGCTCCGGCAGGCGGGATCGCCGCCGGACATGTCGCTCGAGGGCGTCACAGGCTCCCCCTTTCCCCTTCCGGCGGCCCGCGCGGAGCGCGCGGTGGAGCTGCCGTTCGCCGGGTGGGGCGGCGAGGCGCCAGGGGACCGGTTCTTCTCCTCCCTCGTCCCGGTCGGGCAGGTGCTGGCGACGTACCTGGTCTGCGAGGAGGCCGACGGGATCGTCCTCGTCGACCAGCACGCCGCCGACGAACGGATCGTCTTCTCGCGCCTGAAGGATCGGTACCTCGGGAAGAGGGCGCCGACGCAGCGATGGCTCAACCCCGTGGAGGTCGCCCTCCCCGGGGTCCTGCCGGAGGCGGACGAGCGCCCGGCCGTGGAGGCGTTTCTCGCCCGGACCGGACTCACCTTCGAGCCTGCGGGAGGGGAACGGATCCGCCTGACCGGTGGCCCGGCGGCCCTGCCGGGATTCGACGCGCGGCGATGGTGGGAGGAGATGTGCGAATCGCTGCGCGCCCAGGAGACCCTCCCCAAGGACCTGTTCGACGCGGATCGCGAGCTTTGGCGGATGGCGTGCCACACGGCCGTGCGCGGCGGCGAGCGGGTGACGACGGAGCGCGCCCGCCTCCTGCTCGCGGAGCTCGACGCGGCGATGGCCGCCCACAGCTGCCCCCACGGACGCCCGGTGTGGATCCGCATCTCCCGGGCCCGCCTCGACGCCCTTTTCCACCGCACCGGATGA
- a CDS encoding glucose-6-phosphate isomerase (catalyzes the formation of D-fructose 6-phosphate from D-glucose 6-phosphate), whose translation MGDGIRFRFDFSLVGESNLRGGNGIAAPDFRKMMALVDDAVETLAGKHRRGEIGFPDLPFLEKEARAISRDAAALRAKCTHLLVLGIGGSALGTKAVHAAVAGGGGRNGMALSVGDNVDPDAFFPLLAKLPMRKTVVVAISKSGGTAETNAQLAIAIAALKKAVGKRWRERLILITDPSKGLFRRMADAEGLKSYAVPPNVGGRFSVLSPVGLFPLSAAGIRVERLLAGAAQMEAIFRHTKGTDNPVRFAAAVYAYFLLVKPKATQVWFTYGEGLSLIAEWWQQLWGESLGKEREGRAPVGQTPARAVGVTDQHSQLQLYQDGPADKVFTFVRWMTGREKGNVPKAGFAPDMAMLGGRPLRDLFDAEFEGTIGALWNAGRPIVRMEIGKRDEEHVGAFLHFWEWVTAIAGTCAGVDPFDQPGVEDGKRIARALMGEKGTEALRADFAEKVSGIRRAEIRIGEDLPGGSPRRRGGK comes from the coding sequence ATGGGCGACGGGATCCGGTTCCGGTTCGATTTCTCCCTCGTGGGAGAGAGCAACCTGCGGGGAGGGAACGGGATCGCCGCGCCCGACTTCCGGAAGATGATGGCGCTGGTCGACGACGCCGTGGAGACGCTCGCGGGGAAGCATCGGCGCGGGGAGATCGGTTTCCCCGACCTGCCGTTCCTCGAGAAGGAGGCCCGGGCGATCTCCCGGGACGCGGCGGCCCTTCGCGCGAAATGCACCCACCTCCTCGTCCTCGGAATCGGCGGCTCGGCGCTGGGGACGAAAGCGGTGCACGCGGCGGTAGCGGGCGGGGGGGGGCGCAACGGGATGGCGTTATCCGTGGGTGACAACGTCGACCCCGACGCCTTCTTCCCCCTCCTGGCGAAGCTCCCGATGAGGAAGACGGTCGTGGTGGCCATCAGCAAATCGGGGGGGACGGCCGAGACGAACGCCCAGCTCGCGATCGCGATCGCCGCGTTGAAGAAAGCCGTCGGGAAGCGTTGGAGGGAGCGGCTGATCCTCATCACGGATCCTTCGAAGGGGCTCTTCCGCCGGATGGCGGACGCCGAGGGGCTGAAAAGCTACGCCGTGCCGCCGAACGTCGGCGGCCGCTTCTCCGTCCTCTCGCCGGTGGGGCTCTTTCCGCTCTCCGCCGCGGGGATCCGTGTGGAGCGGCTTCTCGCGGGGGCCGCGCAGATGGAGGCGATTTTCCGGCACACGAAGGGGACCGACAACCCGGTCCGGTTCGCCGCGGCCGTCTACGCGTACTTCCTCCTGGTGAAGCCGAAGGCGACGCAGGTCTGGTTCACCTACGGGGAGGGGCTTTCGCTGATCGCGGAGTGGTGGCAGCAGCTCTGGGGCGAGAGCCTGGGGAAGGAGCGCGAGGGACGCGCCCCCGTCGGACAGACTCCCGCCCGCGCGGTGGGCGTCACCGACCAGCACTCCCAGCTCCAGCTCTACCAGGACGGGCCCGCCGACAAGGTGTTCACCTTCGTCCGCTGGATGACCGGACGGGAGAAGGGGAACGTGCCGAAGGCGGGGTTCGCCCCGGACATGGCGATGCTCGGCGGCCGGCCTCTGCGGGATCTCTTCGACGCGGAGTTCGAGGGGACGATCGGCGCGTTGTGGAACGCGGGTCGCCCCATCGTGCGGATGGAGATCGGGAAGCGCGACGAGGAGCACGTCGGCGCGTTCCTGCACTTCTGGGAATGGGTGACGGCGATCGCGGGCACGTGCGCCGGGGTCGACCCGTTCGACCAGCCCGGCGTGGAAGACGGGAAACGGATCGCGCGCGCGCTGATGGGGGAGAAAGGCACGGAGGCGCTCCGCGCGGACTTCGCGGAGAAGGTCTCGGGGATCCGCCGCGCCGAGATCCGCATCGGGGAGGATCTTCCCGGGGGTTCCCCCCGCCGCAGGGGCGGGAAGTAG
- a CDS encoding acetyl-CoA carboxylase carboxyltransferase subunit alpha yields MILQYLDFERPIVDLENRLEQLKRLDDGADKGVKEEIGKLERKIGKIRKEVFSNLTRWQITQLARHPNRPYLLDYVNLCFKNFVELHGDRAFRDDPPLVCGFAELEGQRVVLIGQQKGRNTNEKIQRNFGMANPEGYRKALRIMKMAEKFRLPVVTFIDTPGAFPGIGAEERGQSEAIARNLLEMSHLKTPIIVAVIGEGGSGGALAIGVGDEILMLEYSVYSVISPEGCASILWRDTAKAEVAAEMMKITAPDLKKFGVIDRIIPEPLGGAHRDHKAAADALKAALLETLPPLLSMPIPQLLDRRYRKFREMGAIKRKAGGTA; encoded by the coding sequence ATGATCCTCCAATACCTCGATTTCGAGCGGCCGATCGTCGACCTCGAAAACCGCCTCGAGCAACTGAAGCGTCTCGATGACGGGGCGGACAAGGGCGTGAAGGAAGAGATCGGGAAGCTGGAACGGAAGATCGGCAAGATCCGCAAGGAGGTATTCTCCAACCTCACGCGCTGGCAGATCACCCAGCTCGCGCGCCATCCGAACCGGCCCTACCTGCTCGACTACGTCAACCTCTGCTTCAAGAATTTCGTGGAGCTCCACGGGGACCGGGCGTTCCGCGATGATCCGCCCCTGGTGTGCGGTTTCGCCGAGCTCGAAGGGCAGCGCGTTGTCCTCATCGGTCAGCAGAAGGGGCGCAACACCAACGAGAAGATCCAGCGCAACTTCGGCATGGCGAATCCCGAGGGGTACCGCAAGGCGCTCCGCATCATGAAGATGGCGGAGAAGTTCCGCCTCCCCGTCGTCACCTTCATCGATACCCCCGGGGCCTTCCCCGGGATCGGTGCCGAGGAGCGCGGCCAGTCCGAGGCGATCGCGCGCAACCTCCTGGAGATGTCCCACCTCAAGACCCCGATCATCGTGGCCGTCATCGGCGAGGGGGGGAGCGGCGGGGCGCTGGCGATCGGTGTGGGGGACGAGATCCTGATGCTGGAATATTCCGTCTACTCCGTCATCTCCCCCGAGGGGTGCGCCTCGATCCTCTGGCGCGACACGGCCAAGGCCGAGGTCGCGGCGGAGATGATGAAGATCACGGCCCCGGACCTGAAGAAGTTCGGGGTCATCGACCGGATCATCCCGGAACCGCTCGGCGGTGCGCACCGCGACCACAAGGCGGCCGCGGACGCGCTGAAGGCGGCGCTGCTGGAAACGCTTCCCCCGCTCCTGTCCATGCCGATCCCGCAGCTCCTGGATCGCCGCTACCGGAAGTTCCGGGAGATGGGGGCGATCAAGCGGAAGGCCGGGGGAACGGCTTGA